Proteins encoded within one genomic window of Lentisphaera araneosa HTCC2155:
- a CDS encoding M20 family metallopeptidase, with product MHPASSLLRDLVAIPSVNSFGQTTDDPTYSEAQIVEFLCNKLSKLGFSIQQYAKDPKHPSFAAFLDLGKDETVALDAHLDTVSHLEMSIKPFDPEIKDGRLFGRGSCDTKSNMAIYIAAVEDLLKQKSQITKNILIIGCSDEEFSFGGIAEVAKDGITADFAIIGEPTELNALHAHKGVLRFNISTEGLACHSSTPELGRNAIYDISRISLLLEDYHQTLKNKQHPILGSPSLSVGLIKGGTTVNTVPPSASIEIDRRLIPGENPDEIIQEIKDLVSTIPGSQLSIPHVCSKGFHIEQDSSVAHKLQEACTCHNHQLLFTNAAFGTHAPFYSESSIPSLVFGPGSINKAHSKDEFVPLSELEKAYNIIKSLLCS from the coding sequence ATGCACCCAGCAAGCTCCCTGCTACGAGATCTCGTAGCAATCCCCTCGGTCAACTCTTTTGGCCAAACGACTGACGACCCCACTTATAGCGAAGCTCAAATAGTCGAGTTTCTCTGCAACAAGCTCAGCAAACTCGGTTTTTCAATTCAGCAATACGCTAAAGATCCTAAACACCCATCTTTTGCAGCATTTTTAGATTTAGGCAAAGACGAAACTGTCGCCTTAGACGCTCACCTCGACACCGTCTCGCATTTAGAAATGAGCATCAAGCCTTTTGACCCCGAAATTAAAGATGGGCGTCTCTTTGGACGTGGTTCCTGCGACACAAAATCAAACATGGCGATTTACATTGCTGCGGTCGAAGATTTATTGAAGCAAAAAAGCCAGATCACTAAAAACATCCTCATCATCGGATGTAGCGATGAAGAATTTTCATTTGGCGGCATTGCGGAAGTCGCAAAAGATGGCATCACTGCGGACTTCGCAATTATTGGTGAGCCAACTGAGCTCAATGCTCTTCACGCCCATAAAGGCGTACTTCGATTCAATATCTCTACCGAAGGGCTAGCTTGCCATTCATCCACACCAGAACTGGGAAGAAATGCTATATACGATATCTCGAGGATTTCTTTACTTCTTGAAGATTATCACCAGACTTTAAAAAATAAGCAGCACCCCATACTTGGATCACCTAGCTTGAGCGTTGGACTCATCAAGGGCGGCACAACAGTCAACACGGTGCCCCCATCCGCATCCATCGAAATCGATCGACGTCTTATCCCTGGGGAGAACCCCGATGAAATCATTCAAGAAATCAAAGATCTAGTCTCCACCATCCCAGGCAGCCAACTCTCCATTCCTCACGTATGCTCAAAAGGCTTTCACATTGAACAAGACAGCTCGGTTGCCCACAAACTCCAAGAAGCCTGCACCTGCCATAACCATCAATTGCTTTTCACCAACGCAGCTTTTGGCACCCACGCCCCATTTTATAGCGAGAGCTCGATCCCCTCACTCGTTTTCGGACCTGGCTCAATTAACAAAGCCCATTCCAAAGATGAATTCGTTCCACTTAGTGAACTAGAAAAAGCTTATAACATCATCAAAAGCTTACTCTGCTCATGA
- a CDS encoding adenylosuccinate synthase, whose protein sequence is MPVSVLIGAQWGDEGKGKIIDVLAGDADVVARYQGGNNAGHTVIVGGKKYVLHLIPSGIHSERTTCVIGNGVVMNPVQLLVEFDGLLDQGIDISDRFEISSRVHLVFSYHCAIDSMREGALGDDLIGTTKRGIGPAYADKVNRVGLRGADMLKPEKFARLFRQNCEAANKILVANGAAALDVEAELKEATAAAARLAPFVKDTAVSLNKAVRENRNVLLEGAQGVWLDIDHGTYPFVTSSNTGVGGACSGVGIAPMHIQRVIGVLKAYTTRVGSGPFPTELFDKTGEDIQRIGHEFGATTGRPRRAGWLDAVATSYAVMTNGITELTVTKMDVLDTFEEIKICTAYELDGKTIKEVPADIEDLENVKPVYETLAGWQEPTNHCREWSDLPVNAQRYLKRVEELVGAPVKIVSVGPDRAETFKVRQD, encoded by the coding sequence ATGCCAGTTTCAGTATTAATCGGAGCTCAATGGGGCGACGAAGGCAAAGGTAAAATTATTGATGTACTCGCAGGAGATGCCGATGTGGTAGCGCGTTACCAAGGTGGTAATAATGCAGGTCATACAGTAATTGTAGGCGGTAAAAAATACGTTCTTCACTTGATCCCATCAGGTATCCACAGTGAGCGCACCACTTGCGTCATCGGTAATGGTGTTGTGATGAACCCAGTTCAACTCCTAGTTGAGTTCGACGGTCTACTCGATCAAGGCATTGATATTTCTGATCGTTTTGAAATCAGTTCACGCGTTCACCTCGTATTCTCGTACCACTGTGCAATTGACTCAATGAGAGAAGGTGCTTTAGGTGACGACCTCATTGGAACAACTAAACGTGGTATTGGCCCAGCTTATGCCGACAAAGTTAATCGTGTTGGTCTTCGTGGCGCTGACATGCTCAAACCAGAAAAATTTGCTCGTCTTTTCCGTCAAAACTGTGAAGCTGCCAATAAAATTTTAGTAGCGAACGGCGCAGCTGCTTTAGATGTGGAAGCTGAACTCAAAGAAGCAACTGCAGCTGCGGCTCGTTTAGCTCCTTTCGTTAAAGATACAGCGGTCTCACTCAATAAAGCTGTTCGCGAAAATCGCAACGTCCTTCTCGAAGGTGCTCAGGGCGTATGGCTCGATATTGATCACGGCACTTATCCTTTCGTTACAAGTTCTAACACAGGTGTAGGCGGAGCTTGCAGTGGTGTTGGTATTGCACCCATGCATATTCAGCGCGTTATCGGCGTATTAAAAGCTTACACAACTCGTGTGGGTTCTGGTCCTTTCCCAACTGAGCTTTTTGACAAAACTGGTGAAGATATTCAGCGTATTGGTCACGAGTTTGGTGCAACAACGGGTCGTCCTCGTCGTGCTGGTTGGTTAGATGCTGTGGCAACTAGCTACGCTGTCATGACAAATGGTATTACTGAACTGACAGTGACTAAAATGGATGTACTCGATACTTTCGAAGAAATTAAAATTTGTACTGCTTACGAACTCGATGGCAAGACTATCAAAGAAGTTCCTGCAGATATCGAAGATCTTGAAAATGTGAAGCCAGTTTACGAAACTTTAGCAGGCTGGCAAGAGCCGACAAATCACTGTCGTGAGTGGTCTGATCTTCCAGTAAATGCTCAGCGCTATCTTAAGCGTGTTGAAGAACTCGTGGGTGCACCGGTTAAGATCGTTTCTGTTGGTCCTGACCGTGCAGAGACTTTTAAAGTTCGTCAAGACTAA
- a CDS encoding phosphatidate cytidylyltransferase yields MFKYRLISGIVLISLVTSSLVFKGVSGAVVFTLLAMILLLGGMREFFDMTDKIGIPGYKRPGMSAAALVVLGISVPAILGRGNEHFQGIIVELLMSFVVISGFVRAMQEEDLKEGLKRQLISLAGFFYIVWSLSFLLRIYFGEGTGMSGRYLLVYMVLVTKCSDIGAYCTGMTTHKLSGGKNHKIAPRLSPGKSWEGFIGGMVLSVVVALVLEKQLAEHLMFHGKDVITPYVAVGMGVIAATLGFIGDVCESIFKRTANVKDSGNTIPGMGGVLDVLDSLILVAPLYYLYLQVATV; encoded by the coding sequence ATGTTTAAATATAGACTTATTTCTGGGATAGTGCTCATTTCTTTAGTGACGAGTTCGCTCGTTTTTAAAGGTGTGAGTGGAGCTGTTGTGTTTACTTTGCTAGCCATGATTTTATTGTTGGGAGGCATGCGTGAATTTTTTGATATGACGGATAAAATCGGTATTCCGGGTTATAAACGACCAGGCATGTCTGCTGCGGCACTCGTGGTTTTGGGCATCAGTGTGCCAGCGATTTTAGGTAGAGGTAACGAACATTTTCAAGGGATCATAGTTGAATTGCTCATGAGCTTTGTGGTGATTAGTGGCTTTGTACGAGCGATGCAGGAAGAAGACTTGAAAGAGGGGCTCAAACGTCAGCTGATCTCTTTAGCGGGTTTCTTCTACATTGTCTGGAGTTTGAGTTTTTTACTACGTATTTATTTCGGCGAAGGCACGGGCATGAGCGGCCGTTATCTTTTAGTCTATATGGTTCTTGTGACAAAATGTTCTGATATCGGTGCCTATTGCACAGGTATGACCACACATAAATTGAGTGGCGGCAAGAATCATAAAATTGCTCCACGTTTGAGTCCTGGGAAAAGCTGGGAAGGCTTCATCGGTGGCATGGTTTTATCTGTTGTGGTTGCTTTGGTTTTAGAAAAGCAGTTAGCAGAGCATTTAATGTTCCATGGTAAAGATGTGATCACGCCATACGTGGCCGTTGGCATGGGTGTCATTGCGGCAACCCTCGGCTTTATCGGTGATGTCTGTGAATCTATTTTCAAGAGAACGGCAAATGTGAAAGATTCCGGCAATACAATCCCTGGTATGGGTGGTGTTTTGGATGTTTTGGATAGTTTAATTTTAGTTGCCCCTCTATATTACCTTTATCTTCAGGTAGCGACAGTATAA
- a CDS encoding YiiX/YebB-like N1pC/P60 family cysteine hydrolase — MIISEYQKYRNSLETGDIILFSGPGKLSAGIKLGSLCKWSHVGMVVRVKDPDIALIYQATPSTAVKDFFLKKENPGVQINVLSHVIDTYPGDVAFRKLAVKRSQQVLNGLSAFRKEIQGRPFEEDTWEIIRAAYDGPFGSNQEEDLSSLFCSELIAEAYQRMGLLQKNEDGGKISNEFTPKDFSDKGKLDLLLGASLGEEIILKIV, encoded by the coding sequence ATGATAATCAGCGAATATCAGAAATACCGTAATTCATTGGAAACGGGAGACATTATTTTATTTTCTGGCCCCGGCAAACTGAGTGCGGGAATTAAACTAGGAAGCCTCTGTAAATGGTCACACGTGGGGATGGTTGTTCGTGTCAAAGATCCTGATATCGCCCTCATCTATCAGGCTACTCCCTCCACCGCAGTCAAAGACTTCTTTCTCAAAAAAGAAAATCCCGGCGTACAAATCAATGTCTTAAGCCATGTTATCGATACCTACCCAGGAGATGTCGCCTTTAGAAAACTGGCTGTTAAGCGAAGTCAGCAAGTCCTCAATGGCCTCAGCGCCTTCCGAAAGGAAATCCAAGGGCGTCCTTTTGAAGAAGACACTTGGGAAATTATTCGCGCCGCCTACGACGGCCCCTTTGGATCCAACCAAGAAGAGGATCTCTCTAGCCTCTTCTGTAGTGAACTCATTGCAGAAGCCTACCAGCGCATGGGCTTATTACAAAAAAATGAAGATGGTGGAAAAATCTCTAACGAATTCACCCCCAAAGATTTTTCTGATAAGGGCAAGCTCGACTTACTGCTTGGTGCGTCTTTAGGAGAAGAAATTATCTTGAAAATTGTCTAA
- the cyoE gene encoding heme o synthase: MGRVKSFIELTKPRLSAMAVFSGSAGYVMARDPNMSFSMQNYLGLLWLTLGLSFVGAASNIVNQAVEHKLDKKMDRTADRPIPSGRVQMGEALFFGHICLAIGLYILFHFFRPEVGYLALFTYVTYVFMYTPMKTKTALNTIAGAFPGAFPILTGWVANSNNDFHTLPQTEWWGFFPFAIVFVWQLPHFFSIAWIYKEDYQRAGYKMMSLYDETGKQAVILIFVGTLGLMAVSLMPYMYKMSNGWYFLSACILNAGFLCSSVLLLINRERFMKQYFYASIIYLPLIVLALIFFPLTTTP; the protein is encoded by the coding sequence ATGGGTAGAGTCAAATCCTTTATTGAACTTACCAAGCCTCGTTTGAGTGCTATGGCAGTCTTTTCGGGTAGTGCGGGTTACGTGATGGCGCGTGATCCTAATATGAGTTTTTCTATGCAGAACTACCTTGGGTTGCTGTGGTTGACGCTGGGTTTGAGCTTTGTTGGGGCCGCTTCGAATATTGTGAACCAGGCAGTTGAACATAAGCTTGATAAGAAGATGGATAGAACCGCTGATCGCCCGATTCCTTCTGGACGCGTTCAGATGGGTGAGGCGCTGTTTTTTGGTCATATTTGTTTAGCGATAGGCCTTTATATTTTGTTTCACTTCTTCAGGCCAGAAGTCGGCTACTTAGCTTTATTTACTTATGTAACTTATGTTTTCATGTATACGCCCATGAAAACAAAGACCGCACTCAATACGATTGCAGGTGCATTCCCTGGAGCATTTCCCATTTTGACGGGTTGGGTAGCTAATAGTAATAATGACTTTCATACTCTGCCACAGACTGAATGGTGGGGCTTCTTTCCATTCGCAATCGTCTTTGTATGGCAGTTACCACATTTCTTTTCAATAGCTTGGATTTACAAAGAGGATTATCAGCGTGCGGGTTACAAAATGATGTCACTTTACGATGAGACAGGTAAGCAAGCGGTGATCTTAATTTTTGTAGGGACCTTGGGCTTGATGGCTGTTTCGCTCATGCCTTACATGTATAAAATGAGTAATGGTTGGTACTTCCTTTCAGCGTGTATACTGAATGCGGGCTTCTTGTGTTCTTCGGTTTTACTACTGATTAATCGTGAACGTTTTATGAAGCAATACTTTTATGCATCGATAATTTATTTGCCCTTAATTGTTTTGGCACTTATCTTTTTCCCTCTAACTACGACCCCCTGA
- a CDS encoding DUF420 domain-containing protein codes for MDLPLLNACLNFISATLLVCGFVAIKKKNKDLHKKLMIAAFCTSAIFLTSYLYYHFTAGHLLFQGQGTVKTIYFIILIPHIILAMVMLPMILMTFFFIFRGQVISHKKIARWTFPIWLYVSVTGVVLYIYMYQMYPQHLKKVDKQPAPIEEPVAQ; via the coding sequence TTGGATTTACCTTTACTTAATGCTTGTTTAAATTTCATAAGCGCCACCTTATTGGTCTGCGGTTTTGTGGCGATTAAAAAGAAAAATAAAGACCTGCACAAAAAGCTCATGATTGCAGCTTTTTGTACTTCTGCCATATTTTTAACTTCTTACCTTTACTATCACTTTACGGCTGGTCATCTTTTGTTTCAGGGGCAAGGTACAGTGAAAACTATATATTTTATCATTCTGATTCCTCATATAATTTTGGCGATGGTGATGCTGCCAATGATCTTGATGACTTTCTTCTTTATCTTCCGTGGTCAGGTTATTAGTCACAAAAAAATTGCACGATGGACCTTCCCCATTTGGTTATATGTTTCAGTGACGGGTGTGGTGCTCTATATCTATATGTACCAGATGTACCCACAGCACTTAAAGAAAGTCGATAAACAGCCAGCTCCAATTGAGGAGCCAGTCGCTCAATGA
- a CDS encoding class I SAM-dependent methyltransferase, which yields MSEISLLGRGSSHQIKVGPKQKVKVHALRYVRPGERDFLKYLPNPLPEKTLFLYGADAPLMPAVLRALSPEMHIDVFTNELHDKRVAEKKYAPEHKINVLSGSDLQGDENYDMLVFAPTKYFDRMLFFDTLERLNLIYPKGTALYVVVPQERLKDFRKKIDQELKGVKIISSTRSNTVFKTVTRGSDVKKKWSDRIANVAVSTMNAEFTMQTRPGVFSHGRADTGGVALSEAIDVIPGENILDLGCGAGLIGLALAKRQNDAKPDHGGSVVLVDSNIRSIECCKKNIEINGFENCEAIASDLYETEKTFDLIVGNPPYFAGQRIGEYFIETAMKYLNKTGRLAIVSKHGEQLAEVAKDFGFKTTTIKRKGYDISLCKR from the coding sequence ATGAGTGAGATTAGTTTATTGGGACGCGGTAGCAGTCACCAGATTAAAGTAGGGCCCAAACAAAAAGTTAAAGTTCATGCACTGCGTTATGTTCGCCCTGGTGAGCGTGACTTTTTGAAATACCTTCCCAATCCCCTTCCAGAGAAAACTTTATTTCTTTATGGTGCGGATGCCCCACTTATGCCGGCAGTTTTACGTGCCTTATCTCCCGAAATGCACATTGATGTCTTTACCAATGAATTGCACGATAAGCGTGTGGCTGAAAAGAAGTACGCTCCTGAACATAAGATAAATGTTCTCAGTGGCTCTGATTTACAGGGCGATGAAAATTACGATATGCTGGTTTTTGCGCCAACTAAATACTTTGACCGCATGCTGTTTTTTGATACGCTCGAGCGCTTGAATCTCATTTATCCAAAAGGAACCGCACTTTACGTGGTTGTTCCTCAAGAACGTTTGAAAGATTTTAGAAAAAAAATCGACCAAGAGTTGAAGGGAGTAAAAATCATTTCGAGCACTCGTTCCAATACAGTCTTTAAGACAGTGACTCGCGGCAGCGATGTGAAGAAGAAGTGGTCCGACCGCATTGCGAATGTCGCAGTTTCGACGATGAATGCTGAGTTCACTATGCAGACTCGCCCGGGCGTGTTTAGTCACGGTCGTGCAGATACGGGTGGAGTTGCCTTGTCAGAAGCGATTGACGTTATTCCTGGTGAAAATATTTTAGATCTAGGTTGTGGTGCTGGTTTGATTGGCTTGGCATTAGCTAAGCGTCAAAATGATGCGAAACCTGATCATGGTGGTTCAGTTGTTCTAGTCGATTCTAATATCCGTTCTATTGAATGCTGTAAGAAAAATATTGAGATCAATGGTTTTGAAAATTGTGAAGCGATTGCCAGTGATCTGTATGAGACCGAAAAAACTTTTGATTTGATTGTGGGTAACCCTCCATATTTTGCAGGGCAAAGAATTGGTGAATACTTTATTGAAACGGCAATGAAGTACTTAAATAAAACGGGTCGCCTCGCGATTGTTTCTAAGCACGGTGAACAGCTTGCGGAAGTCGCAAAAGACTTTGGTTTTAAAACGACGACGATTAAGCGTAAGGGTTATGATATTAGTCTTTGTAAGCGTTAG
- the uppS gene encoding polyprenyl diphosphate synthase, whose protein sequence is MDLSVPKHIAIIMDGNGRWAAERGLDRIEGHTAGVSAVLRTVDACLKKGVKYLTLYTFSTENWKRSEEEVSALMMLLGEALSKYLPDFMEKGIKLATVGDVKALPKEVCAKLEEVREKTKENNQIVFNLALNYGGRDELIRTCRRVMDAGIKSDELTEEIFETYLDSAGMPDPELLIRTSGEMRISNFLLWQISYSEFVCMPEFWPDFGPELLDKALEDFNARERRFGGR, encoded by the coding sequence ATGGATTTAAGCGTACCCAAGCACATTGCCATCATCATGGATGGCAATGGACGATGGGCCGCAGAACGCGGCCTTGATCGTATAGAGGGACATACAGCAGGGGTTTCAGCCGTTTTGAGAACGGTAGACGCTTGTCTGAAAAAAGGGGTTAAGTATTTAACCCTTTATACCTTTAGTACAGAAAACTGGAAGCGATCAGAAGAGGAAGTTTCAGCTCTGATGATGCTTTTGGGTGAAGCTTTGAGCAAGTACTTACCCGACTTCATGGAAAAGGGGATTAAACTTGCTACCGTAGGTGATGTGAAGGCTTTGCCAAAAGAAGTCTGTGCAAAACTTGAAGAAGTTCGCGAGAAGACTAAAGAGAATAATCAGATCGTTTTTAATTTAGCGCTCAATTACGGGGGACGAGACGAATTGATTCGTACTTGTCGTCGAGTCATGGATGCGGGTATAAAATCTGATGAACTCACGGAAGAGATTTTTGAGACTTATTTAGATTCAGCTGGTATGCCTGATCCTGAACTCTTAATTCGTACGAGTGGGGAAATGCGCATTAGTAATTTTCTTTTATGGCAGATCTCCTATAGTGAATTTGTGTGTATGCCTGAGTTTTGGCCTGACTTCGGTCCTGAGTTGTTGGATAAGGCCCTAGAGGATTTTAATGCGAGAGAGCGTCGGTTTGGTGGCCGTTAA
- a CDS encoding peptidylprolyl isomerase, which produces MKKINLLITLFLSLTLFADSANPTVEFKTSLGNFDIELYPKAAPETVKNFIDLAEGKKEFKDPKSGEMVTRAYYDGLIFHRVISGFMIQGGCPQGNGMGSPGYKFKDEINANKLGLDKELAFPKGQPNQKLGPQRSMQGAIMPVYEKLGINSKETFEAKQKEFLAIIEKMSLKDAYENIGYKYDDKLESIKATKGCLAMANSGPNTNGSQFFINLGDTPHLDGKHTVFGKVIAGDDIIEKIGAVKVGQGSKPESDITILSIRVKK; this is translated from the coding sequence ATGAAAAAGATCAACCTCCTCATCACCCTCTTTTTAAGCCTCACTCTCTTTGCGGACTCCGCAAACCCCACCGTAGAATTCAAAACGAGTCTCGGAAACTTTGATATTGAGCTCTACCCCAAAGCCGCACCCGAAACCGTCAAAAACTTCATTGACTTGGCGGAAGGAAAAAAAGAGTTCAAAGATCCAAAATCTGGCGAGATGGTAACAAGAGCCTATTACGATGGACTTATCTTTCACAGAGTTATCAGCGGCTTCATGATTCAAGGCGGATGCCCCCAAGGCAATGGCATGGGTAGTCCTGGCTACAAATTCAAAGATGAAATCAACGCCAATAAGCTCGGCCTCGATAAAGAACTCGCCTTCCCTAAAGGTCAACCCAATCAAAAACTTGGCCCACAGCGCTCAATGCAAGGCGCCATCATGCCCGTCTACGAAAAACTCGGCATCAACTCCAAAGAGACCTTCGAAGCCAAACAAAAAGAATTTTTAGCCATCATTGAAAAAATGAGCCTCAAAGACGCTTACGAAAACATCGGCTATAAATACGACGACAAACTCGAAAGCATCAAAGCGACCAAAGGTTGCCTAGCTATGGCTAATTCAGGCCCGAATACCAACGGCTCACAATTCTTCATCAATCTTGGCGACACCCCTCACCTCGATGGCAAGCACACGGTATTTGGCAAAGTGATTGCTGGTGATGACATCATTGAAAAAATTGGCGCCGTCAAAGTTGGACAAGGTAGTAAACCAGAAAGTGATATCACCATCCTTTCGATCCGCGTCAAGAAATAA
- a CDS encoding response regulator: MRKILLVDDEPTVLKLTTMILERQNFEITSFDSPLKALEATDPNDYDLIISDLVMPKLNGLKFLKEIRNQAPDSKAIIISASADIARLQETDETDTQYLSKPFKFDELVDLINSVLE, encoded by the coding sequence TTGCGTAAAATTTTATTAGTTGATGATGAACCAACAGTTTTAAAGCTCACCACAATGATTCTCGAAAGACAAAACTTTGAAATCACCTCCTTTGACTCACCCCTCAAGGCCTTGGAAGCTACCGATCCCAATGACTATGATTTAATCATATCAGATTTGGTCATGCCCAAACTGAATGGCCTGAAATTTCTTAAAGAAATTCGTAATCAAGCTCCAGACAGTAAAGCAATCATCATTTCTGCTTCAGCAGATATCGCTCGACTCCAAGAGACCGATGAAACTGATACTCAATACCTCAGTAAACCCTTTAAATTTGACGAACTCGTAGATTTAATCAATTCCGTTTTAGAATAA
- the dxr gene encoding 1-deoxy-D-xylulose-5-phosphate reductoisomerase, producing the protein MAKKKIVILGVTGSIGQSTLKVVRHLPDQFEVVGVAGGSRWQETAQIANEFKVPYASVSNEADYEKFKSELKNSEALHGEDALTKMCTLPEVDLVLCGIVGTSALIPVYEAVKLGKTIALASKEILVAAGEVVMDTAHKSGATILPVDSEHSAIFQCLEGKKPKDIRRVILTCSGGPFLRREEGFCSVEIGDALKHPTWEMGRKITIDSASLMNKALEVIEARWLFDLEPDQVDVVIHPQSIVHSMVEFTDNTVLAQMSENDMVFPIQFAMTYPERFSSSLKPMDFTKAMSLTFEGPDHDRFPSLRYAHKAMDRGGAAPAILNAVNEVAVHAFLEERIKFSAIWDLIKLFLDKAATYPGSNLEEILSADSKVRLEAEALIASGVYQ; encoded by the coding sequence ATGGCTAAGAAAAAAATTGTAATTCTCGGTGTAACTGGTTCGATCGGCCAGAGTACGCTTAAGGTTGTGCGTCATTTGCCCGATCAATTTGAGGTCGTGGGCGTGGCAGGCGGAAGTCGCTGGCAGGAAACTGCTCAGATCGCGAACGAATTTAAAGTTCCCTATGCCTCTGTTTCCAATGAAGCCGATTATGAAAAATTTAAGAGTGAACTAAAAAATTCTGAAGCTTTGCATGGCGAAGATGCGCTCACAAAAATGTGTACTTTGCCTGAAGTTGATTTAGTGCTTTGTGGTATTGTTGGCACAAGTGCGCTCATTCCCGTGTATGAAGCCGTGAAATTAGGTAAGACAATTGCCTTGGCAAGTAAAGAGATTTTAGTTGCGGCAGGTGAAGTTGTCATGGATACGGCTCATAAAAGCGGAGCTACAATTCTCCCAGTTGATAGTGAGCATAGTGCAATTTTTCAGTGTTTAGAAGGCAAGAAACCCAAAGATATTCGTCGCGTCATTCTCACTTGTAGTGGGGGACCATTTTTAAGACGAGAAGAAGGTTTTTGTTCCGTTGAAATTGGTGATGCACTCAAGCATCCGACTTGGGAGATGGGTAGAAAGATCACGATTGATTCAGCGAGTTTAATGAATAAGGCCTTGGAAGTTATTGAAGCGCGTTGGCTCTTTGATTTAGAACCAGATCAAGTGGATGTGGTCATTCACCCTCAGTCAATAGTTCACTCCATGGTTGAGTTTACCGATAATACAGTTCTCGCACAAATGAGTGAGAATGATATGGTCTTCCCAATTCAGTTTGCCATGACTTATCCCGAGCGTTTTTCGAGTAGCTTAAAGCCCATGGACTTTACTAAAGCCATGAGTTTAACTTTTGAGGGACCTGATCACGATCGTTTCCCCTCTTTGCGTTATGCGCATAAAGCCATGGATAGGGGCGGTGCGGCTCCCGCAATTCTCAATGCAGTAAATGAAGTGGCGGTGCACGCCTTTTTAGAAGAACGTATCAAGTTTTCAGCGATTTGGGATTTAATAAAATTATTTTTAGATAAAGCTGCCACTTATCCAGGTTCTAACTTAGAAGAGATTTTATCAGCTGATTCAAAAGTTCGTCTTGAAGCCGAGGCTTTAATTGCATCGGGAGTATATCAATGA
- the gmk gene encoding guanylate kinase, whose protein sequence is MSQGVAIIMSGPSGAGKSTVCHILLEQDDKLSFSVSCTTRQPREGEKNCVDYHFLSREEFESRIAAGDLLEYAEVHGNYYGTLKSAVLDQVKQGKSVLIDIDVQGQRLIRKACESDAELASASVFVFFAPPSYQELESRLRGRGTENEESLNKRLNNAKAELEAWTEYDYMVVNHQPQQAALELKAIIDAEKVKVSRTDLVKGWPYV, encoded by the coding sequence ATGAGTCAGGGTGTAGCGATTATCATGTCAGGGCCGAGTGGAGCAGGTAAATCTACCGTTTGTCACATTTTACTTGAACAAGATGATAAGTTGAGTTTCTCAGTGAGTTGTACGACCCGTCAGCCCCGAGAAGGCGAGAAAAATTGTGTGGATTATCACTTTTTAAGCCGTGAAGAATTTGAGAGTCGTATTGCGGCTGGTGACTTACTGGAATACGCCGAAGTCCACGGCAATTATTATGGGACTTTAAAGTCGGCCGTTTTAGATCAAGTGAAGCAGGGTAAGTCTGTCTTGATAGATATTGACGTTCAAGGACAGCGGCTGATTCGCAAGGCTTGTGAAAGTGACGCGGAATTAGCTTCTGCTAGTGTGTTTGTTTTCTTTGCGCCACCTTCCTATCAAGAATTGGAAAGTCGCCTGCGCGGTCGTGGAACGGAGAATGAAGAATCTCTAAATAAGCGACTCAATAATGCCAAGGCGGAACTCGAAGCCTGGACGGAATATGATTATATGGTGGTTAACCATCAACCTCAGCAGGCTGCCTTGGAGTTGAAGGCTATTATTGACGCTGAAAAAGTAAAAGTTTCTAGAACTGATTTAGTTAAGGGCTGGCCTTATGTCTAA